A single Marinitoga aeolica DNA region contains:
- a CDS encoding WbqC family protein, producing the protein MKVAILQPNYLPWKGVFDMINLVDVFVFLDDVQYTKNDWRNRNKIKTPKGTQWITVPVKSNSIKQKIFEVEVSDKINWQKKHHYSFLANYAKAKYFKEFEFLIEDFYIKNQWKNLNELNIYTTKRISEILKINTKFIRSSELNIATQDKNQRLIDIIKYFNGKIYISGPAAKNYIDMKKFKQNNIEIYFMNYNYPEYHQLHGNFVHNVTVLDVIFNCGENASKYIFQNNI; encoded by the coding sequence ATGAAGGTAGCTATATTACAACCGAATTATTTGCCGTGGAAAGGCGTTTTTGATATGATTAATCTTGTAGATGTTTTTGTTTTTTTGGATGATGTTCAATATACGAAAAATGATTGGCGTAATAGAAATAAAATAAAAACACCGAAAGGTACTCAATGGATAACTGTTCCTGTAAAATCTAATAGTATTAAGCAAAAAATTTTTGAAGTTGAGGTTTCTGATAAAATCAATTGGCAAAAGAAACATCATTATTCGTTTTTAGCTAATTATGCAAAAGCAAAATATTTTAAAGAATTTGAATTTTTGATTGAAGATTTTTATATAAAAAATCAATGGAAAAATTTAAATGAATTGAATATATATACAACAAAACGAATATCAGAAATTTTAAAAATAAATACAAAATTTATTCGATCCTCTGAATTAAATATAGCAACTCAAGATAAAAATCAAAGACTGATAGATATTATTAAATATTTTAATGGAAAAATTTATATCTCTGGACCTGCTGCAAAAAATTATATAGATATGAAAAAATTTAAACAAAACAACATAGAAATATATTTTATGAACTATAATTATCCTGAATACCATCAGTTACACGGTAATTTTGTTCATAATGTGACTGTTTTAGATGTTATATTTAATTGTGGGGAAAATGCTTCAAAATATATTTTCCAAAATAATATTTGA
- a CDS encoding TldD/PmbA family protein produces the protein MTYNEFKDKIFKLAKEKGFEAQIYYSKNYEFSIRLANGQMDEYKDANSSSISLKVLKDGKIGSASTTMFDSPERLLEEAITNYEIIDSKEENLFYDGSGEYLDIKSYYGEFEKLSVKEKMEKLNKMFEIASKDENIMMVPMTVYAHQTTEVAMANTLGLDKTYKGDGGYAYLSVVAKDKSPRSGFWYGLAPKPENLKVEDISEKAVEEAKAKIGAKSVKSGKYRVIFRKDEFASLLSAMLIPMISAENAQKNMSPLKNKLGEKIASDILKIKDVPFYEGSLSNASFDSEGVPTKEKNIIENGEFKTFLYNLKTAKKEGKESTGNAAGRGIAPINLLVEPGEKSFDELLKELNNGIIITSLEGLHSGANPISGEFSLGAQGLKVENGKIVSGVEQITVSGNFLDILKKIEVVGNDMWISFGGTISPSVLISEIDIAGNE, from the coding sequence ATGACATATAATGAATTTAAAGATAAAATATTTAAATTAGCTAAAGAAAAAGGTTTTGAAGCTCAAATCTATTATTCAAAAAACTATGAATTTTCTATTAGATTAGCAAATGGTCAAATGGACGAATATAAAGATGCAAATAGTAGTTCAATATCCTTAAAAGTTTTAAAAGATGGAAAAATAGGATCAGCTTCAACTACTATGTTTGATAGTCCAGAAAGATTATTAGAAGAGGCAATAACTAATTATGAAATAATAGATTCAAAAGAAGAAAATCTTTTTTATGATGGTTCAGGTGAATATCTTGATATAAAATCATATTATGGAGAATTTGAAAAACTTAGCGTAAAAGAAAAAATGGAAAAATTAAATAAAATGTTTGAAATAGCTTCAAAAGACGAAAATATAATGATGGTTCCGATGACTGTATATGCTCATCAAACAACAGAAGTTGCAATGGCTAATACATTAGGATTAGATAAAACTTATAAAGGTGATGGGGGGTATGCTTATCTTTCAGTAGTTGCAAAAGATAAATCTCCAAGATCAGGATTTTGGTATGGTCTTGCACCAAAACCAGAAAATCTAAAAGTGGAAGATATTAGCGAAAAAGCTGTAGAAGAAGCAAAAGCAAAAATAGGAGCAAAATCTGTAAAAAGCGGAAAATATAGAGTTATTTTTAGAAAAGATGAATTTGCATCATTGCTTTCTGCTATGTTAATACCCATGATTTCTGCTGAAAACGCACAGAAAAATATGTCACCATTAAAAAATAAACTTGGAGAAAAAATAGCAAGCGATATTTTAAAAATAAAAGATGTTCCATTTTATGAAGGTTCATTATCTAATGCTTCTTTTGATAGTGAAGGGGTTCCTACAAAAGAAAAAAATATTATAGAAAATGGTGAGTTTAAAACATTTTTATATAATTTAAAAACTGCAAAAAAAGAAGGAAAAGAATCTACAGGTAATGCTGCAGGAAGGGGTATCGCTCCTATCAATTTATTAGTAGAACCAGGAGAAAAATCATTTGATGAATTATTAAAAGAATTAAATAATGGTATAATTATAACTTCTTTAGAAGGTTTACATTCTGGTGCGAACCCTATATCTGGAGAATTTTCATTAGGAGCACAAGGATTAAAAGTAGAAAATGGAAAAATTGTTAGTGGAGTAGAACAAATTACCGTTTCAGGAAACTTCCTTGATATATTAAAGAAAATAGAAGTTGTAGGAAATGATATGTGGATTTCTTTTGGTGGAACTATTTCACCTTCTGTTTTGATTTCTGAAATAGATATTGCTGGTAATGAGTAG
- a CDS encoding radical SAM/SPASM domain-containing protein, with translation MQKNFDVYYDEENLKKILLQRIKDEENNIFPSVILIDTISYCNLKCFMCPHKNMSRKPGIMSWDLYKKIIDEIAIENPKARVWMTFFGEGLMLKDLDERIGYAKRRGLKDVVLNSNGNLLNEKWSERLIKAGLDVMYVGIDAFEEDTYEKIRVKGKLDNVVKGVLKYKELLDKIGTENQKIFVQFVEMPENEKELENFIKFWNSYNIPVKVRPKVSWAGKVEAENLKDYEFRLPCNWAMNTINISDQGKVCMCAVDLNCEVTFGDINKESIKEVWNTTLKDFRLKHLKRRWSELPDLCKNCKDWQSSYASYIEPEVK, from the coding sequence ATGCAAAAAAATTTTGATGTTTATTATGATGAAGAAAACTTAAAAAAAATATTACTCCAAAGAATAAAAGATGAAGAAAATAATATTTTTCCATCTGTAATATTAATAGATACTATATCATATTGCAATCTTAAATGCTTTATGTGTCCACATAAAAATATGTCTAGAAAACCAGGGATAATGTCCTGGGATTTATATAAAAAAATCATAGACGAAATAGCTATAGAAAATCCAAAAGCGAGGGTATGGATGACTTTTTTTGGTGAAGGTTTAATGTTAAAAGATTTGGATGAAAGAATAGGTTATGCAAAAAGAAGAGGATTAAAAGATGTAGTTTTGAATTCGAATGGAAATTTATTGAACGAAAAATGGTCAGAACGATTAATTAAAGCTGGTTTAGATGTAATGTATGTTGGGATAGATGCGTTTGAAGAAGATACATATGAAAAAATTAGAGTAAAAGGGAAATTAGACAATGTTGTAAAAGGAGTTTTGAAATATAAAGAATTATTAGACAAAATAGGAACCGAAAATCAAAAAATATTTGTACAATTTGTCGAAATGCCCGAGAATGAAAAAGAATTGGAAAATTTTATAAAATTTTGGAACAGTTATAATATTCCAGTAAAAGTGAGGCCTAAAGTGAGTTGGGCAGGAAAAGTTGAGGCGGAAAATTTGAAAGATTATGAGTTTAGATTGCCATGCAATTGGGCTATGAATACAATAAACATTTCTGATCAAGGTAAAGTATGTATGTGTGCAGTAGATTTGAATTGTGAGGTAACATTTGGGGATATTAATAAAGAGAGTATAAAAGAAGTTTGGAATACAACTTTAAAAGATTTCAGATTAAAACATTTAAAAAGAAGATGGTCAGAATTACCAGATTTGTGCAAAAATTGTAAAGATTGGCAGTCAAGCTATGCTTCTTATATAGAGCCGGAGGTGAAATAA
- a CDS encoding nucleotidyltransferase family protein, with the protein MIDIKSEHFEIVLNILKKYLKDCQIIVFGSRVTGNSNNFSDLDIAIDCNGKIKMSVLFKLEEEFQESDLPFRVDIIDWNRTSESFKNVINKKCIKIKL; encoded by the coding sequence ATGATTGATATTAAATCTGAGCATTTTGAAATTGTCTTAAATATTCTAAAAAAATACTTAAAAGATTGTCAAATAATCGTATTTGGTTCAAGAGTTACTGGTAACTCTAATAATTTTTCCGATTTAGATATAGCTATAGATTGTAATGGAAAAATTAAAATGTCCGTTTTATTTAAATTAGAAGAGGAATTTCAGGAGTCAGATTTGCCTTTCAGAGTTGATATTATAGATTGGAATAGAACTTCTGAAAGCTTTAAAAATGTCATAAATAAAAAGTGTATAAAAATAAAGCTATAG
- a CDS encoding oleate hydratase, translating into MGSYQLKYHAKKPEGIENKKEYLVGSGIATLAAAFFLIRDGHMDGKNITIFERKNVNGGALDGAGNLEDGYIIRGGREMEEHYECTWDLFGDIPTLENPERTVLDDMKEINDWDPNVSANRVIQNRGERVDASTLGLKDHHIKQLTKLFLAKEEDLGDLTVEQFFTPDYLETNMWLLWRSMFAFQPWHSVVEMKRYMERFIHLLPGMTELRNILFSRYNQYDSFVLPLVKWLEEHGVKIQNNTLVTDLDIEINGKEKVVTGIHLVIDGKEEYIKTTKDDLVFVINGSMTENSTLGSNDKAPELNTELGPVWRLWKNIAEKDPAFGRPEVFYKNIDKTKWESFTVTFKDSKIADIIRKLTNRDPYSGRVVTGGIITIKDSNWGMSFTLSRQPHFANQPDDVLVLWAYGLFADNEGDYIKKKMSECTGEELLRELLYHMGVDGDLMEEIVNDAIVIPAMMPHITSQFMPRVKGDRPEVVPEGSVNLAFLGQFVEIEGDCVFTVEYSVRSAMIAVYKLLNLDKQVPEIYPSKYDIRHVVNATKTLYGNKPLPGEFFVKKLLKDTSLDGLL; encoded by the coding sequence ATGGGCAGCTATCAATTAAAATATCATGCAAAAAAACCTGAAGGAATAGAAAATAAAAAAGAATATCTTGTTGGTTCAGGAATTGCTACACTTGCAGCAGCATTTTTCTTAATAAGAGATGGACACATGGATGGAAAAAATATTACTATATTTGAAAGAAAAAATGTTAATGGTGGAGCTTTAGACGGCGCTGGAAATCTTGAAGATGGATATATCATTCGTGGTGGTAGAGAAATGGAAGAACATTATGAATGCACATGGGATTTGTTTGGTGATATTCCAACATTAGAAAATCCAGAAAGAACCGTTTTAGATGATATGAAAGAAATTAATGATTGGGATCCAAATGTTTCTGCAAATAGAGTAATTCAAAATAGAGGTGAAAGAGTAGATGCTTCAACATTAGGGCTAAAAGATCATCACATTAAACAATTAACAAAATTATTTTTAGCCAAAGAAGAAGATTTAGGCGATTTAACTGTAGAACAGTTCTTTACACCAGATTATCTTGAAACAAATATGTGGTTATTATGGCGTTCAATGTTTGCATTTCAACCATGGCACAGCGTTGTTGAAATGAAAAGATATATGGAAAGGTTTATTCATTTATTGCCAGGTATGACAGAATTAAGGAATATTTTATTCTCCAGATATAACCAATATGATTCATTTGTTTTACCATTGGTAAAATGGTTAGAAGAACATGGAGTGAAAATTCAAAATAATACTTTAGTTACAGATCTTGATATAGAAATTAATGGTAAGGAAAAAGTTGTAACTGGAATACATTTAGTTATAGACGGAAAAGAAGAATATATAAAAACTACAAAAGATGATTTAGTATTTGTAATTAATGGTTCTATGACAGAAAATTCTACATTGGGAAGCAACGATAAAGCACCAGAATTAAATACAGAACTTGGTCCTGTATGGAGATTATGGAAAAATATTGCAGAAAAAGATCCTGCATTTGGAAGACCAGAAGTTTTCTATAAAAACATTGATAAAACAAAATGGGAATCATTTACAGTAACATTTAAAGATTCAAAAATTGCGGATATTATTAGAAAACTAACAAATAGAGATCCATACTCAGGAAGAGTTGTAACTGGTGGAATTATAACAATCAAAGATTCAAACTGGGGTATGAGTTTCACACTCAGTAGACAACCACACTTTGCAAATCAACCAGATGATGTATTAGTACTATGGGCATATGGTTTATTTGCAGATAATGAAGGTGACTATATCAAGAAAAAGATGAGCGAATGTACAGGTGAAGAATTATTAAGAGAATTATTATATCATATGGGTGTAGATGGTGACTTAATGGAAGAAATCGTTAATGATGCAATTGTTATTCCAGCAATGATGCCACATATTACCAGCCAATTTATGCCAAGAGTTAAAGGTGACAGACCAGAAGTTGTACCAGAAGGAAGTGTAAATTTGGCATTCTTGGGTCAATTTGTTGAAATTGAAGGCGATTGTGTATTTACTGTAGAATATTCAGTAAGATCTGCAATGATTGCTGTATACAAATTATTAAATCTCGATAAACAGGTTCCAGAAATTTATCCAAGTAAATATGATATTAGACACGTTGTTAATGCAACAAAAACTTTATATGGCAACAAACCATTACCAGGAGAATTCTTTGTAAAAAAATTACTTAAAGATACTTCATTAGATGGATTACTATAA
- a CDS encoding TetR family transcriptional regulator, whose translation MSEITKKALSNSLKKLMKEKPLSKITVNDVVNDCGVNRRTLYYYFHDIYELLEWTFITEIKEVIGENKTYKTWQKGYYFLLLNKIKK comes from the coding sequence ATGTCTGAAATAACAAAAAAAGCACTTTCAAATTCATTGAAAAAATTGATGAAAGAAAAACCATTATCAAAAATTACAGTAAATGATGTGGTTAATGATTGTGGTGTAAACAGAAGAACATTATATTATTATTTTCACGATATATATGAATTACTTGAATGGACATTTATTACAGAAATAAAAGAGGTAATTGGCGAGAATAAAACATATAAAACATGGCAAAAAGGTTATTATTTTCTATTATTAAATAAAATCAAAAAGTAG
- a CDS encoding MalY/PatB family protein, with the protein MKYIDRKGTNSIKWDWYEWNKNLFLDKDVLPMWVADMDFEAPEEVKKILKERIDHGAYGYTYEPTDLKDNIINWLEYKHNWKIKKEDILHMHGVIPPLNFSIQLFTNPGDKILIQTPVYPPFMSSVEKKNRELLINELNLKNNIYEIDFDDFEKKAKEAKMFILCSPHNPIGRVWSKEELKKMGEICLKHNVLIVSDEIHADLAFKNVKHIPIASISEDISQNTITLMAPSKTFNIAGFHYGFAIISNPNLRKTFKKGINSSGLYMHNFTGLIAANAAYKYGKEWLEEVMNYIEDNYNYVKDFFEKNIPEVKVIKSEGTFLVWLDFRQLNLSQNELRELLEKKAKVGLNSGGNFGPGGKGFMRMNIATSMENIEEACKRIKNALG; encoded by the coding sequence ATGAAATATATAGATAGAAAAGGAACTAATTCTATAAAGTGGGATTGGTATGAATGGAATAAAAATCTATTTTTAGATAAAGATGTTTTACCAATGTGGGTAGCAGATATGGATTTTGAAGCACCAGAAGAAGTTAAAAAAATACTTAAAGAAAGAATAGATCATGGAGCATATGGTTATACATATGAGCCTACAGATTTAAAAGATAATATTATTAACTGGTTAGAATACAAACATAATTGGAAAATAAAAAAAGAAGATATTTTACATATGCATGGTGTTATTCCACCATTAAATTTTTCAATACAATTATTCACAAATCCAGGAGATAAAATATTAATTCAAACACCAGTTTATCCACCATTTATGAGTTCAGTTGAAAAGAAAAATAGAGAATTGCTAATTAATGAATTAAATTTAAAAAACAATATATATGAAATAGATTTTGATGATTTTGAAAAAAAAGCAAAAGAGGCAAAAATGTTTATTTTATGTAGTCCGCATAATCCCATTGGAAGAGTTTGGAGTAAAGAAGAATTAAAAAAAATGGGAGAAATATGTTTAAAACATAATGTTTTAATTGTTTCCGATGAAATACATGCGGATTTAGCATTTAAAAATGTAAAACATATTCCTATTGCTTCTATTTCCGAAGATATATCCCAAAACACAATTACCTTAATGGCTCCTAGTAAAACATTTAACATAGCTGGATTTCATTATGGATTTGCAATCATATCAAATCCCAATCTAAGAAAAACATTTAAAAAAGGGATAAATAGCAGTGGTTTATATATGCATAACTTTACTGGATTAATTGCTGCTAATGCAGCTTATAAATACGGAAAAGAATGGTTAGAAGAAGTTATGAACTATATAGAAGATAATTATAACTATGTAAAAGATTTTTTTGAAAAAAACATACCAGAAGTAAAAGTAATAAAATCTGAAGGAACTTTTTTAGTATGGCTTGATTTCAGACAATTAAATTTAAGTCAAAATGAGTTAAGAGAATTATTAGAAAAAAAGGCTAAGGTTGGTTTAAATTCCGGTGGTAACTTTGGACCAGGCGGCAAAGGTTTTATGAGAATGAACATTGCAACTTCAATGGAAAATATAGAAGAAGCTTGTAAGAGAATTAAAAATGCACTCGGATAA
- a CDS encoding glycosyltransferase — protein MDLKKIFDKGNFEKVIKEFNNKKVKEENDYIITALAYYNFKKTNKAISILKDVLKLNPNNLDALFNLSTIYYNEKNWNKLKDTAIKYYDKDPNDWAINDMLADLWLFEGHFDKAISFLEKAFNNAPQGSESYFKNKINNFKNKFEKAKKLPKLSLICAKGLDNFINDIIEGLSNEYWVRKFVVTKNEEIYNAIDWADIIWLEWANEVAIVGSNYQGLSEKPAIIRLHSYESLAYYPTKINWNNIDKLILVANHIKDIIKSYIPNIENLVDIEIIPNGVKIDNIPFTKREKGYNVAWVANISHKKNPPMMLQIIKKLVEKDNRYKLHIAGDFQELRYQIYLKYMVKEMNLENNVIFYGWIDNMDEWWKDKNYLLSTSIHEGHPYNIMEGMARGLKPIIHNYYGSKNQWPNELIFNTINEAVCLILEDRFESEKYRKFIENNYSFQTMINKVKKVIASLIDKKNDIKSMLELAYKNPDDFKNNEYILNYYLDKKETKKFIEFIEYLLINGKLELKQKIDYFIRNLYYKFDKYDRFEYLSDEPFIFLEKEGEKYLSKYYNKYFIQNKKKDGKIHFLYVLNGLDYFQILFRFVFENIINSQNENIEYHILSLLDENSFRNAEYAKNILKKHNIDFFIPKPSNNMEDRIIQYYRYISKVNPDISFYHSFYLAPYGILIYPLLRKTSKLIGRHIAQDIEPYFDNKLDFVYTGLEDKIITKNVFLKLPPVNSELINKNMNIKEDYDIPQKNKVIISVGRDVKYYNKNYWEVIKKLTDEIENITFVFFGPTYEGFFKDHIPKKYIVNKKIILLGPNLNARAYLKSCDYYINSAPNGGGISFNEAYYANLPIITFVNNYDYTKKNIENRVNSLPIMFYKDALNIFPKLGNYDGLYKFAKKIILDEHFKNFIQSKRKIDNKDLEYETFVKNFEEYIIKLLKKAGNKK, from the coding sequence ATGGATTTAAAAAAAATATTCGATAAGGGTAATTTTGAAAAAGTAATTAAAGAATTTAACAATAAAAAAGTTAAAGAGGAAAATGATTATATAATAACTGCTTTAGCTTATTATAATTTTAAAAAAACTAATAAGGCTATATCAATTTTAAAAGATGTATTAAAATTAAATCCAAATAATTTGGATGCTCTTTTTAATCTGTCCACTATATATTATAATGAAAAAAATTGGAATAAATTAAAAGATACCGCTATTAAATATTATGATAAAGATCCAAATGATTGGGCTATAAATGATATGTTGGCAGATTTATGGTTATTCGAAGGACATTTTGATAAAGCAATATCCTTTTTAGAAAAAGCCTTTAATAATGCACCTCAAGGTTCAGAATCTTACTTTAAAAATAAAATAAATAATTTTAAAAACAAATTTGAAAAAGCTAAAAAACTTCCAAAATTATCTCTTATTTGTGCCAAAGGACTTGATAATTTTATAAATGATATAATCGAGGGATTATCTAATGAATATTGGGTAAGAAAGTTTGTAGTAACAAAAAATGAAGAGATTTATAATGCAATAGATTGGGCTGATATTATTTGGTTAGAATGGGCAAATGAAGTTGCAATTGTAGGAAGTAATTATCAAGGATTGTCAGAAAAACCTGCAATTATAAGATTACATAGTTATGAGTCTTTAGCTTATTATCCTACAAAAATAAATTGGAATAATATAGATAAATTAATATTAGTTGCTAATCATATTAAAGATATTATAAAATCATATATTCCTAATATAGAAAATTTAGTAGATATTGAAATAATTCCTAATGGAGTAAAAATTGATAACATTCCATTTACTAAAAGAGAAAAAGGATATAACGTTGCCTGGGTTGCTAATATTTCTCATAAAAAGAACCCTCCAATGATGCTTCAAATAATAAAAAAACTTGTTGAAAAAGACAATAGATATAAACTTCATATTGCAGGAGATTTTCAAGAATTAAGATATCAAATATATTTAAAATATATGGTTAAAGAAATGAATTTAGAAAATAATGTTATTTTTTATGGTTGGATAGATAATATGGATGAATGGTGGAAAGATAAAAATTATCTTCTTTCTACAAGTATTCATGAAGGACATCCTTATAATATTATGGAAGGAATGGCAAGAGGTTTAAAACCAATTATACATAATTATTATGGAAGTAAAAATCAATGGCCTAATGAATTAATTTTCAATACTATAAATGAAGCTGTATGTTTAATTTTAGAGGATAGGTTTGAATCAGAAAAATATAGAAAATTTATTGAAAATAATTATTCTTTTCAAACAATGATTAATAAAGTAAAAAAGGTAATAGCTTCTTTAATTGATAAAAAAAATGATATAAAGAGTATGTTAGAATTAGCATATAAAAATCCAGATGATTTTAAAAATAATGAGTATATTTTAAATTATTATTTAGATAAAAAAGAAACAAAAAAATTTATAGAATTTATAGAATATTTATTAATAAACGGAAAGCTTGAATTAAAACAAAAAATCGATTATTTTATAAGAAATTTATATTATAAATTTGATAAGTATGATAGATTTGAGTATTTATCAGATGAACCATTTATATTTTTAGAAAAAGAAGGAGAAAAATATTTAAGTAAATATTATAATAAATATTTTATTCAAAATAAGAAAAAGGATGGGAAAATACATTTTTTATATGTTTTAAATGGATTAGATTATTTTCAAATATTGTTTAGATTTGTTTTTGAGAATATAATTAATAGCCAAAATGAAAATATTGAATATCATATTTTAAGTTTATTAGATGAAAATAGTTTTAGAAACGCAGAATATGCAAAAAACATATTAAAAAAACATAATATAGATTTTTTTATTCCCAAACCTTCTAATAATATGGAAGATAGAATAATTCAATATTATAGATATATTTCAAAAGTTAATCCTGATATATCTTTTTACCATTCTTTTTATTTGGCTCCATATGGTATATTAATATATCCGTTATTAAGAAAGACTTCAAAATTGATAGGAAGACATATAGCTCAAGATATAGAACCGTATTTTGATAACAAGTTAGATTTTGTTTACACAGGATTAGAAGATAAAATTATTACAAAAAACGTATTTCTTAAATTGCCTCCTGTAAATTCAGAATTAATTAATAAAAATATGAATATAAAAGAAGATTATGATATACCTCAAAAAAATAAAGTTATTATCTCTGTAGGGAGAGATGTAAAATACTATAATAAAAATTATTGGGAAGTTATTAAAAAATTGACTGATGAGATTGAAAATATTACTTTTGTATTTTTCGGACCTACGTATGAAGGATTTTTCAAAGATCATATCCCCAAAAAATATATAGTAAATAAAAAAATTATTTTATTAGGTCCAAATTTAAATGCACGTGCATATCTTAAAAGTTGTGATTATTATATAAATTCTGCTCCAAATGGTGGAGGAATTTCATTTAATGAAGCATATTATGCCAATCTACCTATAATAACTTTTGTTAATAATTATGATTATACCAAAAAAAATATAGAAAATAGAGTAAATTCTTTACCAATTATGTTTTATAAAGATGCTTTAAATATTTTCCCAAAATTAGGAAATTATGATGGACTATATAAATTTGCAAAAAAAATTATTCTTGATGAACATTTTAAAAACTTTATTCAATCTAAGAGGAAAATAGATAACAAAGATTTAGAATATGAAACATTCGTTAAAAATTTTGAAGAATACATTATAAAATTACTGAAGAAAGCGGGAAATAAAAAATGA
- a CDS encoding TldD/PmbA family protein has protein sequence MCYNLRENNNGGEIVLSKELVHEIISTVLKYGGDFAEVFVEKRYTNSFEMKNGDLENASSGNSFGVGIRGFLNTQAVYAYTNDLSRESLLNTAKRVGEALGEIKIKDLTLNLTPKEIENKHIVLLYPEDITKKKKVDVMKRAYSSAKNYSDLIKQVVVRYWEYNQNILVANSDGVFAEDNRVRTRLMISAVAEHNGVMETGFYGPGAGMGFEFFDRIDVEEAGKVAARTAVKMVKADPAPAGKLPVVIANEFGGVIFHEAVGHALEATSVAKGASVFAGKLGQKVAAECVSAVDDGTIPNAWGSTNIDDEGTPTRRNLLIEKGILKGYMIDKLGGRRMNMEPTGSARRQDYTFAPTSRMTNTFILPGDNYPEEIIANTEYGLYAKRMGGGSVNPATGEFNFAVNEGYLIENGKITKPVRGATLIGKGYEIIQKIDMVGNDVARGQGMCGSISGSIPADVGQPTIRVSEIIVGGRNK, from the coding sequence ATGTGTTATAATTTAAGAGAAAACAATAATGGGGGTGAAATAGTGTTAAGTAAAGAGTTAGTACATGAGATTATATCCACTGTTTTAAAATATGGTGGAGACTTTGCAGAAGTATTTGTAGAAAAAAGATATACAAACTCATTTGAAATGAAAAATGGGGATTTAGAAAATGCGAGTTCAGGAAACTCATTTGGTGTTGGTATAAGGGGATTTTTAAATACTCAAGCTGTATATGCCTATACTAATGATTTAAGCAGGGAAAGTCTTTTAAATACTGCTAAAAGAGTTGGTGAAGCTCTTGGTGAAATTAAAATAAAAGATTTAACTTTAAATTTAACTCCAAAAGAAATTGAAAATAAACATATTGTATTATTATATCCTGAAGATATAACAAAAAAGAAAAAAGTTGATGTGATGAAAAGAGCATATTCATCAGCAAAAAATTATTCTGATTTAATTAAACAGGTAGTTGTTAGATATTGGGAATATAATCAAAATATATTAGTAGCAAATTCTGATGGTGTTTTTGCGGAAGATAATAGAGTTAGAACAAGATTAATGATTTCAGCTGTTGCGGAACATAATGGGGTTATGGAAACAGGTTTTTATGGTCCAGGTGCAGGAATGGGTTTTGAATTTTTTGATAGAATTGATGTAGAAGAAGCAGGAAAGGTTGCTGCAAGAACTGCAGTTAAAATGGTAAAAGCAGACCCTGCACCTGCTGGGAAATTACCTGTTGTAATAGCAAATGAATTTGGTGGAGTTATATTCCACGAAGCAGTTGGACATGCATTAGAAGCAACATCTGTAGCAAAAGGAGCTTCTGTTTTTGCAGGGAAATTAGGTCAAAAAGTTGCTGCAGAATGTGTGTCTGCTGTAGATGATGGAACAATACCAAATGCATGGGGTTCTACAAACATTGACGATGAAGGTACTCCAACAAGAAGAAATCTATTAATAGAAAAAGGTATTCTTAAAGGATATATGATAGATAAACTTGGCGGAAGAAGAATGAATATGGAACCTACAGGTAGTGCAAGAAGGCAAGATTATACATTTGCTCCAACATCAAGAATGACAAATACATTTATTTTACCTGGAGACAATTATCCTGAAGAAATAATTGCAAATACAGAATATGGATTATATGCAAAAAGAATGGGTGGAGGATCAGTAAATCCCGCAACAGGCGAATTTAATTTTGCTGTAAATGAAGGATATTTAATAGAAAATGGAAAAATAACAAAACCAGTTAGAGGAGCAACATTAATAGGAAAAGGATATGAAATTATACAAAAAATAGATATGGTCGGTAATGATGTAGCAAGAGGTCAAGGAATGTGTGGATCTATTTCAGGAAGCATTCCAGCAGATGTAGGGCAACCAACAATAAGGGTATCTGAAATAATCGTTGGGGGGCGAAATAAATGA